Sequence from the Fibrobacter sp. genome:
GATCATGCCGAACTTCTGAGAGAACTGGACACCAAAGTGGAAGTTCCATGCGCCTTCTTCGTTGTAAGAATCGTCACCGAACGGGAGGTTCACGTCAACGAAAGCGTTCATGGTGGGCATGAACTGGTAACGGACCATGAGAGGAATGTTGCCGAGGCCATCTGCTTCCAGATCGTTGCCATCGAAGTCAGAGTAGAAGCGGAACGGAACAGCGAGGCCCAGTTCCAAACCCTGGATAACGGAGTAGCGAGCGCCGACATACATGCCGAGGTCGCTGTAGTCACCCTGCATGTCGTAGCCTACGCCAACCTTGGCCTGGCCCTTGCCTGCTTCGAGAACGGGGAACTTGTCCCAGGTTGCAAAGGATGCGGTTGCAGCGAGAGCTGCAGCGAGAGCAATCTTCTTGATCATGTTTTTTCTCCTATAGAAGGTTAAGTTGTTTTCCCATAATATAGTGTTTAACTCGTTGTCTGTCAATGAGTTGGATGAAAAATTTCTTACTTTTTGGAAGGGCTGATTTTTGAGGGCAGCGCATTTGCCGAAGGCTTTATGCGTTTATTCATAAAAAAACACCCGCCACAGGGGTCTGTAGCAGGTGTTTTTTGTAAAATTTCGCGTTTTTCGCTAAAATTAGGCGAATTTTGCCAAAATCTCGATTCTACGATCGATTACATGAACCAGTAGGTTACGCCGAGAGCGAACTGGAGGTTCTTTGCGTCGATTTCTTCGGTGCCAAAGCCATAGTCCACTTCTTCAAAGACGTTGGTGAGGCCCATGTTCACGCGGAAGTCGATGTCCAGCATGGGGAGGATGCTGGTGCCAACGCCAAAGGCGAGGCCGAATTCGAAGGTGTTGGTTTCGGGAACAAATTCATCGGGCACATCTTCGCCATCATAGGCTTCGGAGTGGCTCAGGAGGAAGCCAAGAGTGGGGCCAGCCTGAACGTAGAATGCCGGGATAATGGAGAAGCGAACCATAACGGGGATATCCAATGCCCAAGTGGTCATGGTAGCCTTGTCGTCGTCGTCGCCGCAGGAGTTACGCATGTCGATCATAACGCCCGGAACAACAGCCAGGGGGAGTGCCGGAAGGGTGATCTTTGCTTCAACACCAGCTGCAAAACCGAAGCTGCTGGCGATGTTATCGGCGTTGTCGCCCCACATGGAGCTCATGTTTGCTGCGGCGTGGCCACCGACGCTGATCTGTGCGAATGCTGCAGATGCGATAACGCAGGCAGCGAGGATGATTTTCTTGAACATTCTGTTCTCCTTTTTTTGTTTGAATGTTTTACAAATATAGCCATGGTGTGGTGGAATGTAAAGGGATTTTTCATAAAATGTTACAATATGCTTACGGGAAACAGGTGGTTGTTCCTCGTCACAGAATATTCCGGTTTGACGTAAAACACAGCCATAATAAGGGGTTTGTGTATATCTTTAGTAAAGAAAAGTATACTAGAGGGTTTTATGAAGGCAAAAATCAGTTTGTTCTTGTTTACCATGCTCCTGGTTTCGGGCATGGCTTTTGCCGCGGGTGGATATTATAACTTGGTTTCTATCCAGACTGGTATCAGTTACCCCATGTTCGGAGGTTTTGGTGCCGCCGACTCCACCTTGGTCCTGACCCAGGATGTTAATACCTGTAGAGACGCAAGCTGGGCCGTATACTTCAACAATTCCTACCATTCAGCCGACGGTACCGGCAAAATCGGCCGTTATTCCGGCTTTGGCTGGCAGCAGGCATTTTCTGCAACAGGGCGTTGCGTTGCCTCGGCAGAATCCACCCCTGAGAATCTTTACAAGATGCTCAAGACCCATTGGGTCGATGCCATGGTGGCAAAGAACCTGAGCCTTGGTAACGATATCGACCTGGGAGAAACTTCTTCTACTGCCGGAAAGTGCGTTGCCAACCATGTCCCGCTGCCCTTCCGCGAAAATACGGTTTTCGATGGTCAGTGGAAAAAGATTTCCAACATGTGCTATGTTGGATCGACTATGGATAAGCCTGTTGGATTTTTCGAGTCCGTCAGCAATTCCGTGGTTCAGAGAATCGACTTTAATCACGCTCGAGTTGTTGTTAAGGGCGGTTCCAACGATGGTGCCGACTACTATCCCGTAGGTGCGGTGGCCGGTGCTGCAATCCTTTCTACCATTGACAGCATTTCCATTGCCAACGATTCCCTCGAGGCACCTCTTGCCGGCGGTGTGGTTGGCGCGTCTATCAATACTACATTGCAGAACATTTCTGGTGATGAAGATATCTTCATTACTAACGCACAGCTCATTACTACCGGTTACGCAGGTTCTGAATATATCGAAACCGCCGCCAGCACCGATGCCCAGAAGATTTCTCTTGCTACTCCGTACAGCGTGTTCCTTGGGGGCCTGGCTGGCGTTGTTATCCGCTCCAACGAAGATCCCTCCCTTACGGGAGTCTCGGTCAAGGTAGATGTTCACGATTCCGTTTCGGCAAATCGTTCCGCCCTGGGTGGCGCCGTAGGCTTGCTTTTTGCTTCCACTGAAACAATCTCCAACGTAAATGTGCTTGTCAAGAAAAAGATGAACGAATCCATTCCCTCCCGCATTTCCGGCGGTAGCGCCATGGGTGGCCTTGTGGGTTATGTATCGGTTTTCTACGAGAACAATTCCCCTGTTTTGGGTCGAGTGACAATTGAAAATAGCTCCTTTGCTGGTGAAATCAAGAACGCCGCCTCAGACGCCATAATTGCAGTTGGCGGTCTTGTGGGCCGCGATTCATCGCTTGCTCGCATGGGCTTTTCTATCAAGAACAGCTCTGCAGAAGTGACTGTTGACGATAATCTTGAAACTGCAGGTGCTTACCACTACTATGCAGGTGGTATCCTGGGGTATAGCAACGACTGTATTAGCTCCGTTGTAGAAGATGACTTTGTTTCTATTACAGGTTCCAAGGCGTCGGGCTCCATCGCTATCGCCGCAGAAGGCGATCTCCACGTGCAGACGTTTGTGGGCGGCATTGCCGGCGCAGGCTGCTTTGCCATGGGCGAAGTCGGAATCAAGAACGACACTTCCGCGGTTGAAATTTCCACCAACATCAAGACCGGTAACGATGAACAGTTCGATTCCGTGACCGTCGGCGGTATCCTTGGTGCGCTGAATGTAGCCGGAAACCAGGGCGCCACTCTTTCTAACCTTCTCTACACTGGTAACATTTCTGTAGAAGACGGCCTAGGCTATGTTTTTGCCGGTGGCGTCATTGGCCGATTCCGTGGTGCCGAAGGTGGTAAGTCCATTAGCTTTAACGATATCATGGTAAAGTCTGCTGGCAAGCTGATTGACTATAACGCAACTGCTGCAAGTAAGCCTGCCGGAACAAATGTCAAGTCCACGCTTATTGGCGGCCTTTGCGGCAAGTGCCACGAAATCGAAACCATTGAACGGGTGGGTGTAAACGGTGGCATTTCTGTTGCCGGTAAGTATGCAGGCGACTCCCTGTTTGTGGGCGGCCTTGTTGCCCGTTTCCACAATACGAATCATAACCTTAAGCTCGAAGCGAACTTTACCATTGGTGATATTTCCGTAGGTTCCGTTACTGCCGGGGTGAACAAGGTTGGCTACTTGCTGGGCTTTGGCCTCTTGAAGGCTGATGGCTATAGCATTCGTTCCAACTACCACTATGGCGAAAATGATCTGGACGTAAATCCCTTTGGCGTCATTAGCGAAACGGATCTTAGCGACGACGGTTTTACCGCAAGCTGGAAGACCAACGATCTTATCTTGTTCAATATCCGTAATGGAGAAAACAAGGCTTATACAAACAAGCATCACGACGGTACTGAAATTGGCGAGAACATGAAGAAGTCTTCTTTTGCCGGTTTCTTGAATGGCGCCTTTGACAAGGAACAGGGCGAAACTTACGCCTGGACATTCGTTGCCGGCAAGAATAACGATTTGCCTCTGTTTGCTGATGGAAAGAACGATGCTGTTGAACCCGATGCAACAACCCTCGTAGTGACTTTCCTGGACAAGGATGGCGAAACCATTGTTCAAAAGAATGTAGAAGATGGCGCCTCCCTGGAATTCCCTACAGAAGAGGAAGTTCCTGAATTTGCTGGATGGCACTTTGTTGGCTGGGAAGAAGTAGATGTTGTCACCGTCCATTCGGACTTGTCTGTAAATGCAATCTACGAAATCAATACTTACGAAGTGAAGTTCTTTGGCAAGGATCAGAAGACCCAGATTGGTGAAACCCAGGTTGTGAACTATGAGGGTGCAGCAGTTGCTCCCGAAGCTCCGACTCTCGTTGGTTACAATTTCAAGGGCTGGGATTCCTACGCTTTTGAAAGCGTTACCTCGGTCTTGAATATCAATGCCGTTTATGAAGCCATTGAGTACGAAGTGACTTTTGCCAATTACGATGGATCGGTTCTTAGTTCAAGCATGGTTGCCTATGACACCTGGGCTCCGGAACCGGTCAACGTTTCTCGTGAAGCTACTGCAGCCTACGAATACACCTTTGTAGGCTGGGATCCCGAAGTTACCGCTGTTGCAGGGGAGGTAACCTACACGGCGGTTTACGATTCCGTCAAGGTCAAGTATGACGTTGCCTTCTATGACTTTGACGGCAAGCAGATTGGCGAAACCCAGAGCGTAGAATACGGCGCCGCCGCAGAAGAACCCGAAGCCCCTGTGAGTGCCGGCCGTGTATTCAAGGGCTGGAGCGATAAGACCTTCAAGGAAGTTGTAAAGTCCTTGGAAATCACCGCCCTCTACGATAGCGCAAGCTTTAACGTAACACTGCTCGACTACAAGGGCGACACCCTGACTGCTCTTACCGATGTCCTTTACAACAAGGATCTCTCCGGTCAGGCCAGCCCCGCCCGCGAAGCCACCAAGGAATACGCTTACACCTTCAAGGGCTGGAGCCCGGAACTTGGCAAGGTTGTTTCCGACACCACAGTGAAGGCGGTTTACGATTCCGTCAAGGTCAAGTATGACGTTGCCTTCTATGACTTTGACGGCAAGCAGATTGGCGAAACCCAGAGCGTAGAATACGGCGCCGCCGCAGAAGAACCCGAAGCCCCTGTGAGTGCCGGCCGTGTATTCAAGGGCTGGAGCGATAAGACCTTCAAGGAAGTTGTAAAGTCCTTGGAAATCACCGCCCTCTACGATAGCGCAAGCTTTAACGTAACACTGCTCGACTACAAGGGCGACACCCTGACTGCTCTTACCGATGTCCTTTACAACAAGGATCTCTCCGGTCAGGCCAGCCCCGCCCGCGAAGCCACCAAGGAATACGCTTACACCTTCAAGGGCTGGAGCCCGGAACTTGGCAAGGTTGTTTCCGACACCACAGTGAAGGCGGTTTATGATTCTGTAAAGGTAAAGTACGATGTAGCCTTCTATGACTTTGACGGCAAGCAGATTGGCGAAACCCAGAGTGTGGAATACGGTGCTGCCGCAGAAGAACCCGAAGCCCCTGTGAGTGCCGGCCGTGTATTCAAGGGCTGGAGCGATAAGACCTTCAAGGAAGTTGTAAAGTCCTTGGAAATCACCGCCCTCTACGATAGCGCAAGCTTTAACGTAACACTGCTCGACTACAAGGGCGACACCCTGACTGCTCTTACCGATGTCCTTTACAACAAGGATCTCTCCGGTCAGGCCAGCCCCGCCCGCGAAGCCACCAAGGAATACGCTTACACCTTCAAGGGCTGGAGCCCGGAACTTGGCAAGGTTGTTTCCGACACCACAGTGAAGGCGGTTTATGATTCCGTAAAGGTAAAGTACGACGTAGCCTTCTATGACTTTGACGGCAAGCAGATTGGCGAAACCCAGAGCGTGGAATACGGCGCCGCCGCAGTTTTGCCTGCAGTTCCTGAACGTGAAGGCTTTGATTTTGTTTGCTGGAGCGATTCTGCCCGAGTTGTAACGAACAGCCTGGAAATTCGCCCCATCTATGTGCCGGCGGTTGTGTCCAGCTCCAGCAGCGAGCCCGAGAGCTCCAGCAGCTCCGAAGAAATCGAAAGTTCCAGCAGTTCCTACCTGTTTGCCGAGAAGATGATTGAAGACTCTTCCATGGTGCTTACTGGCGATGCCTTCTTCGTTGGTTATAAGGTGTCTGTAGTTGACCCGGCCCTGGCAACAAGCGTACGCCTGGTGGTTACTGGCGACAATGGCTACTCTATGGACAAAATCCTGGTCGATTCCCTGGAAACCAGCACCTACAGCGACAGCCTTAGCCTTTTGCGTCTGCCCGCCGGTAACTATACCGCTGAACTGGTAGTGGCCAACGACTCTGCGGCAGATAGCTTTACTTACAGCTTCTTTGTTCAGCCCGAGATTACGGTAATGGCAAGAAGCTGGCAGATGATTTCCATGGCCGGTGTCGACATGAATAAGATGGACCTGGGCCGCGATGCCAGCTTCTACTGGTGGAACGAACAGAACCCCATTGGCGACTACTGGCAGTACCGTGCCTACGAAGGCGAAGAACTGGAGGCAACCCGCGGCTACTGGTATGGCACATCCGAGGGCCGTTCCATTGTCCTTCGCGAGGTTACCGGCAAGGTGGACTCCTCCATCGTCTGGGATCTAGATAGCCTTTTCAGCGGCTGGAACCTGGTTGCCAACCCCTACAACTGGTATGTGGACCTTTCCAAGGGCAAGAGCGACAACGGTGACTCCGTGCAGTTCTGGCGCTGGAATCCGGAAACCTCCGAATACGACATTCCCAAGGTTCTTGGCCCCTACGAGGCAATTTGGGTAAAGGTGAACCGTGCAACCAGGTGGTCTATGCCCTCGGCTCCGCTGTTCGACCTTGAAAAGATCAGTTCCGACAAGAAATTCTCCTCTATGGAGAAGGTGGCCTCCCTGCGTAAGGGTGCCGCCCGCAAGGCTTCTGCCTCCAGCTGGACCCTTCTGGCAACCCTTTCCGACAACTACGGCAAGACGGACTCCTGGAACGTTCTTGGCGCCGGTCTCCAGCCGGAAACCATGGAAAAGGCCCCCCTTGGAATGGGTGAATACGTCCGTATGACCATTGCCGACGGCAAGAAAAAGCTGGCCAAGTCCGTGAAAAACGTTGCAGACGAGTACGAATGGACCCTGAATGTGGGGGCAAACAGCTCCCGAGACGGAAAAATCGCCTTTGCCGGCGTTTCTGAGCTGAACAAGCTGGGTTACAGGCTCCTTGTGACCAGCGATGGCAAGACTGCGGAACTGGGCGAGGGCGAAACCTTCCCGGTTGCCCTGGCTAAAATCAGTAAAAAGGTGAACATCCGTGTAGTAAAAACAGGCGCTGTTGCCTCTTCTCGCCAGATTAGAGGGCTTTCCATGGCTCAGGCTTCCGGAAAGCTCCTGATGCAGGTGGATGTGTCCACCGCCCTGGCCGGGGCCGCCTCCCGCTACGTTCTGGTGGATGCCAAGGGCAAGACCGTGGCAAACGGCCGCTTTACCGCCCTGGCTGGCTCCAATAGCGTTGCGTTAAAGGCTCCGGTTTCCGGCCAGTACTTTATGCAGGTCCAGGTGGGGAGCCAGACATTAACCCGCAGGTTCTCGGTCAAGTAGATCTTTGTTTGGTGAATAGGCCGTCGGCGTATGTCCGGCGGCCTTTCTTGTTTAAGAATTTCTTACAAATAGCTATATTTTCCGTTATGTTACACGGACTGCCAATGCCAGTCCTTACCGTTGCTGTGCGGTAAAAAGAGTTTTGTGAAGGAGAATCTTA
This genomic interval carries:
- a CDS encoding porin family protein, producing MIKKIALAAALAATASFATWDKFPVLEAGKGQAKVGVGYDMQGDYSDLGMYVGARYSVIQGLELGLAVPFRFYSDFDGNDLEADGLGNIPLMVRYQFMPTMNAFVDVNLPFGDDSYNEEGAWNFHFGVQFSQKFGMIDLGTEAGLAITTEGDDEVSPPWELNVGAEADFVLGGPVTPYVGIDMNMHLGEYTHDGDELPGSDESGTLGLWIYVGVGYAINQMISLDASFGFGVGEDYYGEDTPMSIDLNAKFNF
- a CDS encoding InlB B-repeat-containing protein; translation: MKAKISLFLFTMLLVSGMAFAAGGYYNLVSIQTGISYPMFGGFGAADSTLVLTQDVNTCRDASWAVYFNNSYHSADGTGKIGRYSGFGWQQAFSATGRCVASAESTPENLYKMLKTHWVDAMVAKNLSLGNDIDLGETSSTAGKCVANHVPLPFRENTVFDGQWKKISNMCYVGSTMDKPVGFFESVSNSVVQRIDFNHARVVVKGGSNDGADYYPVGAVAGAAILSTIDSISIANDSLEAPLAGGVVGASINTTLQNISGDEDIFITNAQLITTGYAGSEYIETAASTDAQKISLATPYSVFLGGLAGVVIRSNEDPSLTGVSVKVDVHDSVSANRSALGGAVGLLFASTETISNVNVLVKKKMNESIPSRISGGSAMGGLVGYVSVFYENNSPVLGRVTIENSSFAGEIKNAASDAIIAVGGLVGRDSSLARMGFSIKNSSAEVTVDDNLETAGAYHYYAGGILGYSNDCISSVVEDDFVSITGSKASGSIAIAAEGDLHVQTFVGGIAGAGCFAMGEVGIKNDTSAVEISTNIKTGNDEQFDSVTVGGILGALNVAGNQGATLSNLLYTGNISVEDGLGYVFAGGVIGRFRGAEGGKSISFNDIMVKSAGKLIDYNATAASKPAGTNVKSTLIGGLCGKCHEIETIERVGVNGGISVAGKYAGDSLFVGGLVARFHNTNHNLKLEANFTIGDISVGSVTAGVNKVGYLLGFGLLKADGYSIRSNYHYGENDLDVNPFGVISETDLSDDGFTASWKTNDLILFNIRNGENKAYTNKHHDGTEIGENMKKSSFAGFLNGAFDKEQGETYAWTFVAGKNNDLPLFADGKNDAVEPDATTLVVTFLDKDGETIVQKNVEDGASLEFPTEEEVPEFAGWHFVGWEEVDVVTVHSDLSVNAIYEINTYEVKFFGKDQKTQIGETQVVNYEGAAVAPEAPTLVGYNFKGWDSYAFESVTSVLNINAVYEAIEYEVTFANYDGSVLSSSMVAYDTWAPEPVNVSREATAAYEYTFVGWDPEVTAVAGEVTYTAVYDSVKVKYDVAFYDFDGKQIGETQSVEYGAAAEEPEAPVSAGRVFKGWSDKTFKEVVKSLEITALYDSASFNVTLLDYKGDTLTALTDVLYNKDLSGQASPAREATKEYAYTFKGWSPELGKVVSDTTVKAVYDSVKVKYDVAFYDFDGKQIGETQSVEYGAAAEEPEAPVSAGRVFKGWSDKTFKEVVKSLEITALYDSASFNVTLLDYKGDTLTALTDVLYNKDLSGQASPAREATKEYAYTFKGWSPELGKVVSDTTVKAVYDSVKVKYDVAFYDFDGKQIGETQSVEYGAAAEEPEAPVSAGRVFKGWSDKTFKEVVKSLEITALYDSASFNVTLLDYKGDTLTALTDVLYNKDLSGQASPAREATKEYAYTFKGWSPELGKVVSDTTVKAVYDSVKVKYDVAFYDFDGKQIGETQSVEYGAAAVLPAVPEREGFDFVCWSDSARVVTNSLEIRPIYVPAVVSSSSSEPESSSSSEEIESSSSSYLFAEKMIEDSSMVLTGDAFFVGYKVSVVDPALATSVRLVVTGDNGYSMDKILVDSLETSTYSDSLSLLRLPAGNYTAELVVANDSAADSFTYSFFVQPEITVMARSWQMISMAGVDMNKMDLGRDASFYWWNEQNPIGDYWQYRAYEGEELEATRGYWYGTSEGRSIVLREVTGKVDSSIVWDLDSLFSGWNLVANPYNWYVDLSKGKSDNGDSVQFWRWNPETSEYDIPKVLGPYEAIWVKVNRATRWSMPSAPLFDLEKISSDKKFSSMEKVASLRKGAARKASASSWTLLATLSDNYGKTDSWNVLGAGLQPETMEKAPLGMGEYVRMTIADGKKKLAKSVKNVADEYEWTLNVGANSSRDGKIAFAGVSELNKLGYRLLVTSDGKTAELGEGETFPVALAKISKKVNIRVVKTGAVASSRQIRGLSMAQASGKLLMQVDVSTALAGAASRYVLVDAKGKTVANGRFTALAGSNSVALKAPVSGQYFMQVQVGSQTLTRRFSVK
- a CDS encoding PorT family protein; amino-acid sequence: MFKKIILAACVIASAAFAQISVGGHAAANMSSMWGDNADNIASSFGFAAGVEAKITLPALPLAVVPGVMIDMRNSCGDDDDKATMTTWALDIPVMVRFSIIPAFYVQAGPTLGFLLSHSEAYDGEDVPDEFVPETNTFEFGLAFGVGTSILPMLDIDFRVNMGLTNVFEEVDYGFGTEEIDAKNLQFALGVTYWFM